The genomic DNA GCTGAATAGACAAGTGCCCTGTAGACATGTTCCCTTTCAATGTCAGAGTAAGTGGGCTCTGGTGTTATGACCTTTCTTAATTCATCCATGCGCAATATAACTGCATCAGGAGACTTTTCCTTTAATGCATCTGCAACAGTGCTCTTGCCACTTCCTGGAAGCCCTGTAATCCACACAACCCACGCCATATTGGTTTATTATACATAAATTGAATGTAATACGCGGAAGTAGCAAATCTTTTCCAAAATCTCAATCTCCCGCCATTTGCCATAGATAATGCATCATGGTTATCTTGGATGCTTATAAAGGTCGTCGTGATCAAGAATACGCAAAAGCAGTATCCCACCTGACCAGTCAGGATTTCTTGAATGGTGATGTTTTTCTGGTTCGAGTGAAATTCTGTACCGTTTGTCAACACGAACAGACCAGGCGGTTGGATCGTTGATAATTCGTTCTATATGCAACCCGGGATGTAAGGGGTTTTCTTCTAAAAAGGCAAGAGCCTTTGTGATTTTTTTCCAGAGTTGTTTTTTTGATTTAAGAGATTCAATATCTTTAAGAAAAAGCTTAGTCGGCGTCAGCTTCGGCACTCTTTATTTCCTTCTTAAGCCATTCAGGCATTTCTGTTTTACCGCTTTTCCTGGCCTCCTGCAGCTTTTTCAAACCCTGTTCGCTCAACTGCACTGTTGGATACACGGCCACCGGATTGAGTACAATCGTTCCTCCCTCCATCACCTCCAGATCAAGATAACTGCCTCTTTCAAGCTTCATCTGTTTTCGCAGGGAAGCAGGTAGATTAATACTGCCCCGTTTGTCAATAGAGATAAGCATTGTGTACCTCCAAATCTATTTATGGCTAAAATATCATAATTATGACATTTTGTCAATATGACATATTTATTTTCCTCCGCAACCTCAATCTCCTGCCCTCTGCCCGACGGATAAGGTGCCAGTTTATTTTTTATGTTTGTGTTCCTTGCTTTATATGATAACTAATTCTGTTTCTCTTGCAAAAATTAATAACAGATACTGCAAGGTCATTATAGAATTCCTTAGAATATTTAAATTCAGATGATTTAACGTTATAATTCAATCTGCCAAAGACAATTTTATCTACAAAAGATACAGCGTCCAATATTTCCATCAAATCCTGCTTGATTAAA from Nitrospirota bacterium includes the following:
- a CDS encoding type II toxin-antitoxin system RelE/ParE family toxin; protein product: MPKLTPTKLFLKDIESLKSKKQLWKKITKALAFLEENPLHPGLHIERIINDPTAWSVRVDKRYRISLEPEKHHHSRNPDWSGGILLLRILDHDDLYKHPR
- a CDS encoding AbrB/MazE/SpoVT family DNA-binding domain-containing protein, producing MLISIDKRGSINLPASLRKQMKLERGSYLDLEVMEGGTIVLNPVAVYPTVQLSEQGLKKLQEARKSGKTEMPEWLKKEIKSAEADAD